A region of the Campylobacter subantarcticus LMG 24377 genome:
TTTTGGTAGATTTATCCTTTTTTATAGAAAGATATAACACTTTAAAACATATCAAAGATATGACTCCTGAAGAATTAGCTAAAAGATTATGTGTTTGAGTCTGTTAAAAGAAATAGAGATTATTTATATAGAGTCTATGTTTATGACTGCGAACCATTAAATAAAAATGTTCCTATACCGCCCATAGAAAAAACAGATAAATCATTAAATCTTGGAAAAACCGATACTTTTAAATTTAGAACTAGATTATTAGATTGTTTAAGACAGCAACCATATTTTGCTGTAAGATTGGGCGAGATTGATGAAAATAACTTCCAATGGAAAATCAAAAATTATGATAAATTTAAACAACTTTTATATAAAGAGATAGAAATCGATAGTTTAACTGAGGATGATTTTGTTTTAGATATTAGGCAAAAAGGTGTTGATATGAAAATAGGACTAGATATTGCTACTTTATCTATAAAAAAGCAAATTGAAAAAATCATTCTTATCACTGCAGATAGTGATTTTATACCAGCTATAAAACACGCAAGAAAAGAAGGGGTTATTGTTCAGTTAGATCCTATGAGAGTTTCAAATTCTCAAATCAAAAAAGGTTTATTAGAGCATATAGATATTCTTTCATCAGTCTTTAAAAATACTAGCAATTCTTAATTACACAATTCACATTATAAATTTATACAAGTTTTAGAAATATTTACATTTTTGGAACAATTCTTGCTTTTATTTTGCTAAGCAATAGAAGATTGTGAGATATTCACAAAGCAATATTTTTTAAAGGATTTAATCATGATGAGATCTCTTTGGGCTGGAGTTTCAGGGCTCCAAGCACACCAATACGCAATGGATGTAGAAGGTAACAACATCGCAAATGTTAATACTTTTGGTTTTAAGTATTCTCGTGCGGATTTCTCAACACTTATGAGTCAAACATCCAAAATAGCCACAGCTCCAGATGGAGACTTAGGTGGTAAAAACCCTATGCAAGTAGGTCTTGGAGCAGGTGTAAATTCTACTACAAGAATACATTCTCAAGGTAATATCCAAACTACAGACAAAAATACAGACTTAGCTATAAATGGAGATGGATTTTTCATCGTATCAAACGATGGTGGAACTACTCAGTTTTTTACTCGTGCAGGGGACTTTAAAACCGATGCAGTAGGAAATTTTGTAGATAATAACGGCTACACAGTCCAAGGGTGGAATTACAATCAAGAAACAGGACAAATAGATTCTTCAAAATCAGTAGAAGATATAGTCATCCCACCTGGTATGAGTATGCCAGCTAAAGCAAGTACTGTGGTGAGTCTTACTGCAAATTTGGATAGTGGTAATAGTTTGGGTTCAAATGCTTCTGCTAAACGCCCTATCTATGCTCTTGATTCTACTCATGGTAAAAGAAATGATATAGGTAAAGATATAAATGAAAATGATAGAGGCCATACAGAATTTTACACTACTTCTAAAAGTGGAGCCCAAGTAACCGAAAAAGGTGTGGATATGGGTGTAGTATTTAACGCTCAAGGTGAGGGCTTAAACCTACGCGATGGACAAGGTATTTGGGTAAGTTATGCAGATGCTAAGCATACATCAAATGTAAAAATGGATAAAGATTTACCATCAGATCCTACCAAATGGGAGCAAAATCAAACTTATACTTTTTGGGGTTATGAAGGAGGCGGAGAAGCCGTTTTAGATATAACCATCAATGGAGTTCGCATTGAAGCAAAGGGTGTGGGTAAAGATACTTTTTTAAATGCTATCAATGCTAAGACAGCTGAAACAGGAGTGGTAGCTTCTATAGTGAATAATCAATTTGTATTCACTAATGATAATAGCACCGGAACCACAGCAAAATCTAAAAATTTAGATATTACAGTAGGTGGCGAAAATACAGTGGGTTATCAAGTTAGAGTTAATCAAAAAGTTGAAAATAATGTAACTCCAGATCAAGCACTTCAAGTTAATGCTACTGCTTTTAATAACAATCCACAAGCAGCTATTTTAGGAACAACTGAAAATAATCAATTCAAAAACAGCGTTCAAGTGGTAACTGCTCATGAGTATATCTATAGTAAAAATGGAGTAGACATAGGGCCAAATCCAAATCCGGGTGCAAATCCACCAGCTAATGCAAATATGCCAACTGCGAATGGTCAAAGAAGGTTTCATACTACTGAAGACTTAAGAGAGCTTTTGCAAAGAGATGCAAGATGGGGTGTGGATTATGATGGTGATGGCTCGTTGGAAAATATAAACAATGGTGATGCTAAAGGAGAAGATGCTAATCCTTTAGTGGAAGTAGTAGTAGAAAGCGATGGTAGGTTTAAAATCACCAATCCTACAGGTGGCAAAGATATGACTTTTAAAGTTACAGGCTATTCTAATGAAGCAAATAAAATCGCTACAAATGATAAATTCACAGCGATGTTTAGTGCCTTAGATGGAAATTTCAACGCAGGAAATAATGAAAAATACTCTCAAGACATGTATTTATCAGCGCATACTGCGAGTATAGAAATTTTTGATTCTTTGGGAAGTAGGCATGAATTAACTGTTCAATTTACTAAAGAAACTAAAACTGCAGATGGTGGGGCTGAATGGTCCATCATCATTTCAGTTCCTGAACCTGCTGAGATTAATTTTAGTGGAGATGGAGCTCCAGGAAATATTTTAGTGGGTAATTTAAAATTTGGAAATGATGGCTCTTTACAAAGTTATACTCCAAATGTGATCAATTTTACAGGAAATAACGGCTCAAAACCTGATCAAGTAGTAAAACTTGACTTTGGAACAACTGGAGCTTTTAATGGTTTAACAAGCTATGATAAAGACTCAGCCACTACAAAACAAGAAACAGACGGATACACAGGCGGTAATCTAAAGCCAGATGCGTTAAGAACAGATGAAAATGGTTATGTGTATGGAGAATTTACAAATGGAAAAACTCTAGCTTTAGCTAAAGTAGCACTTGCATCTTTCCCAAATAATATGGGTCTTGAAGAAATGGGCAATAACCTTTTCAAAGCTACTGCAAACTCAGGAACTCCTACCATAGGACATGCTGGAGAAGGTGGTAGAGGAGGATTAAAATCTTCTGCGATAGAGATGTCGAATGTGGATTTGAGTCGTTCATTAACTCAGCTTATCGTTATACAAAGAGGATATCAAGCAAGTTCTAAGACTATCACTACAAGTGATCAGCTTTTAAATACTTTGCTTCAATTAAAACAATAATTCTAACCCAAGGTTTTAAAGCCTTGGGATCAAGCTTTACAAGGTTATCGAGGTAGCCTTGTAATACTTGATAGCCTTGAAGCCTTCAATCTATTGCTAACTCACTTCTTTTTTGCCTTAAGGAGTGGGTAGCATGATTTGTATATCGACAAAATAAAATAAAATTTTATGAGCTTTGATTTTTAAAATTTATCATTAGTGGTTCTAGCCATTTAGTGGTTTCAAATACTTCTAGTTTGTTGTTTTTAAATTCTAAGAGTTTTTTATAATTTTGAGTATTGTCAAAAATAGTGATGTGATTGCAAAATTTTGCAATGATGTTAAAATTTTTTAAAGACTCGTGGTATCTTTTTTCTATGAGTTCTTCTTTTATATCGTGTCCACCCTTAGCCACGCGAATCTTAACTCTTTGTTTTGCTGTGCTTGGAGAATCCAATCCTATATAGTAAAGGTTTATAGTGTAAGAATTTTTTTGTAACTTTTTGAATAAAGATAAAATACTAGTGCCACAAAGTGTAGTTTCTTGGTTAAAATCATAAGCTTTTTTGATATAGTTTTCACGCATTTTAATGGCTATCCTTGAAGCTCTAAATTGATCTTCTTGATTTTTCCAATCGCCAAAACTACTTACAATCTCATCGATGTTGATTCTAAGCCCAAAATCTTTGCTTTTTTCAAGTTCATTATAATATAAGGTAGTTTTTCCAGATCCATTAACTCCTGCAAAAATAGTAGCTATTTTTTTCATTGATAAAGCCTTTGTTGAATGATGTGAAATTTTAACATAAATTGTTTATAAGCATTTTGAAAACAAATATAAAGTTTTTTCACAAATACACGATATAGCTAGTGAATCTTTTCAAAAATATTGCTTAATTAAGTGCGAGAAATCGCACTTAACTTCTTTTTGATTTTATTTAACTTTCTTTTATTGGTTAATCTTAAATACGAAACTAAAGATAAAAATGCACAAGTGCCTAAAATAACTGATAAAAATATAGGTGTATTCGCATTTAAAAGACTGACAAAAAATGCCATCATGCCTGCCATGGCAAATTGCGCTCCACCTAAGAGCGCTGAAGCACTTCCTGCGTTTTGTTTTGATCTTGCCATAGCTAAGGTTGTAGTATTTGGCAGGATAAAGCCTAAGCTTGCTATGATAAAGCACAAAGGAATTTCAAAAACCCAAAAGCCTAAATCAAAAGTTGCTCCTAAAATGAGTAAAAAAGTTAAAAAAGTAATCATCATAAGTGCTCTAGGGAGTATATAATAAGGAGAAAATCTAAGGACTAATCTTGCATTGATGTTGGCACATATAACAAAACTTAAAGCATGCGCTCCAAAAAGTGCGGCATATTGTTGAGGGCTAAGCTCAAAAAAACGCGTAAAAACAAAAGATGAGCCAGTTAAATAAGCAAAAAATCCCGCAAAGATTAAATTGCCACAAAGTAAATATGCCACAAAACGACGATCTTTTAAGACTTTTTTGTAACTTTTCGTAACTTCCTTGTGATTGAATGTTTTATTTTGAGTGTTGTGGTTGCTTTCCTTAAGTGCAAAAATAACAAGTAAAAATAAAATAAACCCTAAGATGAATAGTGTCAAAAATATACTACGCCAAGAAAAAAATTCTAGCAAAATTCCGCCAAAGGTAGGAGAGAGCATAGGAGCTAAAGAAGTAAAAACCATCATTAAAGCATAAACTCCTGCTGCTTCTTTAAGCTCAAAAACATCATTTACTATAGCCCTTGCTACGACTACGCCCACACAACCTCCCAAAGCTTCAAAAAAACGCAAAGCTATAAAAGCATGAATGGAATCAACCAAAACACAAGCAATACTTGAAGAAATGAAAATAAAAAGTCCTATATATAAGGGTTTTTTTCTGCCATATACATCACTTAATGGCCCATAAAAAAGCTGACCTAAAGAAAAGGCTATGAAAAAACTTGCAAGGGAAAGTTGAGTATAAAAAGAATTGGTTTGAAAGCTTTTTTCTACTTCATTTAGTGCAGGTAAATACATATCAGTTGAAAGTGGCGCTATGGCAGACAAAAAGCCTAGTATGAAAATGAGTTTGATTTTTTCAAAACCTTTGATTTGCGTGTGCTTTTGCATATGAAGTCCTATGATTTTTTTATCATTGTATAGCAAAAAGTCTAAAATAAATAATAATTTACATTTTTTAAAGGCAAATAAGATAAAATTAAACTAAAAATAATCAAGGAAAAGTTATGAATATGCCTTTTAGTGATGAGGAGTTAATCGAACCTGTCAAAGCAAGTTTGGCTAAAACCATGCATATTTTAGAAAATGATGGCGGGGGACTTGATTTTTTGGGTGTTAAAAATGGTGTAGTTTATGTGAAGTTAATCGGAGCTTGTCATGGCTGTCCTTCAAGTGGAACAACTTTAAAATACGGATTAGAAAAGCAGCTTAAAATCGACATACATCCAGATATCACCATAGTAAATTTAGTAGGTGGAGAAAGCGAATTTGCAAAATTATAAAAAAATAGCCATAGAGTGTTTTTATAAAAAAGATTTTAAAAATGCCAAGATGTATTTTTCTCTTGCGTATGAAAAGCATAAAAATAAAAGGCTTTTAACTTTTATCAATATTTGCGACTTAGCGTTAAAAAGCCCTGAAGAAGCGTTTGTGTTTTTTGAATTTTTTATGCAAAATTATAAAAATACTAAAGTAGATAAAGACTTAGAAAAACTTATTAATCTTAGTCAAAGTGTGCAGTATGAAGAAGATAGTGAGGATTTTGAAGGTTTGAGTTATCAAGATTTTTTATTTAGTGAAGCAAAAGTTGGATTTAAACAAGCTTTGGAAAATGTTATAATATCTAATAAACTTATCATTAATGATAAAGAAGATTTTGTGGATTTTTTAGAAAAGCTTTTAGAACATGGTTATAAAGATATGCTTGTTGCTTATATGGAAGATGTTTCGGCGCATTTTTATTCTAATTATAGATTTATCAAGCTTAGTGAGAAAATCAAGGAATTAAATTATGATAGTAAGGATTGATAATACTTTTATTTGTGATAATTCTAACGAATGTGAAAAAGGGTGTTATTTTTTAAAAACTGCACAAAATGAAAAATTTCTTCATCAGGCTTTAGAAAAAGAAGCAAAGATTATCAGTATTGATGAGGTTAAAAAGCTTTTAAATATCGATGAAAATATCCAAATTATAGGCATTACAGGAACCAATGGTAAAACAACCACCGCAGGTGCGATTTATTCTATTTTGCTTGATTTGGGTTATAAATGTGCTTTGATGGGAACTAGGGGAAGTTATATCAATGATAAAAATATCGCTCCAAAAGGCTTAACTACTGCTCCTATTTTGCAAACTTTAGAACTTTTGTCTTTAGCATCCAAGGAAAAATGTGAATTTTTAATCATGGAAGTAAGTTCGCATGCTTTGGTGCAAAACCGTATTGAAGGACTTGAGTTTAAGGCTAAAATTTTTACTAATATCACTCAAGATCATTTAGACTTTCATGGAAATTTTGAAAATTATAAACAAGCAAAAGAAAGTTTTTTTACCGATGAGTGTATGAAATTTATCAACAAAGATGCAAAAGCTATTAATTTTAATGTTAAAGGTGCTTTTACTTATGGAGTGGAAAATCCAAGCTATTATCACATCAAAGCTTATGCTTTAAAAAATGGCATAGAAGCGGTAGTAAATTTTGGCAAAGAAAATTTTATGATTGACTCTTCTTTGGTGGGACTTTTTAATCTTTATAATCTTTTAGCTGCAAGTGCTTGTGTGAATGAACTTGTTAAGCCAAATTTAAAAGAGCTTGAAAAGGCTATTGGTAATTTTGGTGGCATAGAAGGTAGAATGCAAGTGGTTGCAAAAGATGTGATTGTAGATTTTGCACATACACCAGATGGTATAGAAAAGGTTTTAGATACTTTAAAATATCGCAATTTGATTGTGGTTTTTGGAGCGGGTGGAAATAGAGATAAAACCAAGCGTCCTTTAATGGCAAAAATTGCAAAACATTATGCTAAAACACTCATCATTACAAGCGATAATCCTCGCTTTGAAGAGCCCATGGATATTATTAGTGATATTTTAAGTGGTGTAGAAAAAGATGAAAGCATTCTAGTAGAATGTGATAGAAAAGAAGCGATTAAAAAAGCTTTAAAACTTAAAACAAAAGATGATTTTGTGGTGATTTTAGGTAAGGGTGATGAAACTTATCAAGAAATTAAGGGTGTAAAATACCCTTTTAATGATAAAGAAGCAGTATTAGAGATATTAAATGAAGGAAAATAAATGTTTGAAAATATGGATTTTTCTAAAATGGGTGAGCTTTTAACTAAGGCTCAAGAAAAAGCAAATGAATTAGAGCAAGAAGCTTTAAAAAAAGAATTTAGCGCAAAAAGCGGTGGTGGCTTAGTTAAAGTTAGTGCAAATGGTAAAGGCGAAATTATCGATATAAACGTTGATGATTCTTTGCTAGAAGATAAAGAATCAATGCAAATTTTATTAATAGCTGCTATTAATGATGTGTTCAAAATGGTAGAACAAAATAAAAAATCAATGGCTAGTAATTTATTTAGCGGAATGGGAATGCTATGAGAATTTTGCTTTGTATTTTAGGTATAGTTGGATTGGTTTTTGCTATACCAAGACCGACTTTTAATGATTTTTTGGGTTGTTATGAAAAAAATAAAGCTAGTATGTTGATTTATGAAGGCTTACCTGCTTTTGCTTTAAATGAAAATACTTTAGCAGTAGTTAAAACTAAAAATGCAAAATTAAACAGTTATGCCAAATATGATCCTTTTTTAAATTTGTATTTAGTAAAAACTGATTTTAGTTTAATCCCTGCACCTATGGGAAATGAAGAAGATTTAACACGCAATAGCTGGGTGGGAATTTTAGATAATAATCAAAGCTATATAGGGCATTTGAAGTATTTTGGACAAAACTTAACAGAACGCGATCAGCTTGATTTTACTTCTAAGATCGGAGAATTAAATTCGCCTTGTTGTAAAATGCTAGGTATTACTTTAGATAATGGTAAGCTTATAGGAAATCGTTATTTAAAACATTTTGCAAAATATCCTGATGTATATTGGGGTGATATCGGTGTAGATTTTGATATGCGTGATGGTAAAATTTATGTTAAAAATGTACGCAAAAACGGACAATTTTTACTTAATGATGAGTTAGTTAGTGTGGATGGTCAAGTTTATGATGATCTAAGAAAACTGAATGAGAAAATTTTATTTGCTGATCGTGGTGCAACTTTATACTTTAATGTATTAAGAGATAATAAAGATGTTAATATCTCCACTATGGTTTTTGATAAGGATTTGGGTATATTTGCTAAACCTAAAAAAGTGGTTCAAGCTAAGCCAAGTTCTTTTTATAGCAATATAGGATTACGCGTAGATATGAAAATGAATGTTACAGAAGTCACTCCAAATTCTAAAGCACAAATGGCTGGATTTTTAAAAGGGGATAAAATCCTAAGAATTAATAATCAAAAAATCAATAATTTCAATGAACTTCAAGCCATATTAACTCAAGCTAATACTTTTGATGTTTTAATCTCAAGACAAGCGACAAATATCCCTTCGGCTATAAATAATGATTTTGAACATTTTAATAAAGGATATTTTGACTTTTTTATAAGGTTAAATAAGTGATTTTGCAAAAATTCAAACAACATTTAGAGCAAAACTTTCCCAAAGCAGAGGGTTTTCATCCTTTTTTCAATGAGGCTTTAAAATGGATGCTAGAAGCTGGTGGAAAGCATTTTAGAGCCCAACTTCTTTTGGGTATAGTTAATGTAAAAAATTCTACTTTGCTTGATAAAGCTTTAAATGCTGCCTTGGCTTTGGAATTTATCCATACTTACTCTTTAATACATGATGATTTACCTGCTATGGATAATGCTTCTTTGCGTAGAGGAAAACAAACTTTACACAAAAAATATGATGAAACCACTGCTATTTTAGTGGGTGATGCTTTGAATACTGAAGCTTTTTTACTGCTTTCAAGGCTTGACTTAAAAGAAAGTGTAAAAATAAAACTTATAGAAAGCTTAGCTTTTAATGCTGGGCTTGGTGGTATGATCATCGGTCAGGCGATTGATTGTTATTTTGAAGATCAGCTGCTAAATTTAGAACAAGTTGAGTTTTTGCATATTCATAAAACTGCAAGATTAATCGCAGCGGCTTTAAAAATGGGTTGTGAAATTTGTGAGTTAGATGAAAAAGAATGCGAGCAAATTTATGAAATAGGACTTTTGATAGGGTTAGTTTTTCAAATTAAAGATGACATTATCGATGCGACTTTAGATACTCAAGAAGCAGGTAAGCCAACTCATAATGACTTGCACAAAAATTCTTTTGTGAAACTTTTGGGTTTAGAGGGTGCTAAAAAGGCAAAAGATGATAAAATTGCATTATGCGAAGAAAAAATGAAAAATTTAGATTCTAAGCTTGCTAATGAGCTTCAAATTTTGATTGATAAATATTTAAAGGGTTAAAAATGTTACAAAAACAAGCTAATACGATAAGATTTTTATGTGCAGATATGGTGCAAAAAGCAAATTCAGGTCACCCAGGCGCTCCAATGGGTTTAGCAGATATTATAAGTGTTTTAAGTACCCATTTGGTACATAATCCAAAAGATCCAACTTGGTTAAACCGTGATAGATTAGTTTTTTCAGGCGGTCATGCAAGTGCCTTGCTTTATAGTTTTTTACATTTGAGTGGTTATGATATAAGTTTAGAAGATTTAAAAAATTTCCGCCAATTACACTCTAAAACTCCAGGCCATCCTGAAATTTTTACCCCAGGAGTTGAGATTGCTACAGGGCCTTTAGGACAAGGTATTGCAAATGCGGTGGGTTTTGCTATGGCTGCTAAAAAAGCAAGCTTGCTTTTGGGCGAAGATATTATCAATCACAAAGTGTATTGTTTATGTGGTGATGGAGACTTGCAAGAAGGAATTTCTTATGAAGCTTGTTCTTTAGCAGGCGTGCATAATCTTGATAATTTAATCATTATTTATGATAGCAATAATATTTCAATCGAAGGTGATGTGGCAATCGCCTTTAATGAAAATGTAAAAGAGCGTTTTAGAGCGCAAAATTTTGAAGTACTTGAAATAGATGGGCATGATTTTGAGCAAATTGACTTAGCGTTAAAAACTGCTAAAGAAAGTAAAAAGCCTTGCTTGATTATCGCACATACTACCATAGCAAAAGGCGCTTTGGATCTTGAAGGAAGTCATCATTCTCACGGAGCACCTTTAGGTGAAGAGCTTATTAAAAAAGCAAAAGAAGCTTTAGGTTTTGATCCACAAAAAACTTTTGAAATTCCAGAAGAGGTTAAAATTCGCTTTAGCGGGGCAATAGAACTTGGAGATTTAGCACAAGCTAAATGGCAAGATAAGGTTAATAAGCTTGATCCTTCAAAACAAGCTTTGTTAAAAGAGCTTTTAGATCCTGATTTTTCAAAAATACAATTTCCTGATTTTAAAGGACAAGATCTAGCTACTAGAGATAGCAATGGTATGATTTTAAATGCTATAGCTAAAGCCTTACCGGGATTTTTAGGTGGTAGTGCAGATTTAGGCCCATCAAATAAAACTGAACTTAAAGATATGGGTGATTTTCCAAATGGTAAAAATATCCATTATGGCATAAGAGAGCATGCAATGGCTGCGATATCAAATGCTTTTGCAAGATATGGTTTGTTTATGCCTTATTGTGCTACATTTTTTATATTTAGTGAGTATTTAAAACCTGCTGCAAGAATAGCAGCTTTGATGAAAGTTAAACATTTTTTCATCTTTACTCATGATAGCATAGGGGTTGGTGAAGATGGTCCAACACACCAACCTATAGAGCAGCTTAGTACTTTTAGAGCTATGCCAAATTCACTAACATTTAGAGTAGCTGATGGGGTTGAAAATGTAAAAGCATGGCAAATAGCACTTAAAACTAATATGCCAAGTGTTTTTGTTTTATCGCGTCAAAAATTAAGTGCTTTAAGTGAGCCTATTTTTGGAGATGTGGAAAATGGGGCTTATTTGCTAGAAGAAAATACCAATGCGCAATTTACACTTTTAGCTAGTGGTAGTGAGGTGTCATTGTGTCTAAAAGTAGCTAAGCTTTTAAAAGAAAAAGGCGTGATTGCGAATGTGGTTTCTATGCCATGTTATGAATTATTTATCGCTCAAGAAAAATTATACAAAGAAAGAATTTTACAAGGTAAGGTTATAGGTGTGGAAGCTGCAAATTCAAACGAGCTTTATAGAATTTGTGATGAGGTGTATGGTATAGAAAGTTTTGGTGAAAGTGGAAAAGATAAAGATGTATTTGAGTATTTTGGATTTAGTGAAGAGAAGTTAAGCTCTTATATTTTAAGTTTATGTGATGAAAAATAAAATCATCAAAGATGTTAAAAATCAAGAATGCATTTTTAGCGTCTTTGGTATATGGGATAAAACTAGCGTAGGAAAATTGGAAAAATTAGATTTTCCTACTCAAAAAAATATTATTTTTGATTTTGCAAATTTAGATTTTATAGACACTGCTGGGATTAGGTATTTTTTAGCTTTAGAAAATGAGTTAAAGCAAAAAGATTTTGAGCTTAGTAGGATAAATCTCAAAAGCGAACATGCTAAACTTTTTGAACTTTGTCAAAAACATTACAAAAGCTTTCATAATTCTCATGAAAATAAAAAAACAATCAAAGATTTTTTTGAAAATTTAGGAAAAAAAGTTGTTGATTGTTTTGTGCTTTTAGTGCAGTTTTTAAATTTTATAGGGCTTATTAATTATACTTGTTTAAAAACACTTTTAAATCCTAAAAAACTTCGTTTTAAAGCATTTTTATATCATGTAGAAAATAGTGCCATTAATGCTTTGCCTATCATTATGTTAACTTCATTACTTGTAGGTGTGGTACTTGCTTATCAAGCTGCGTATCAACTTGCACAATTTGGTGCGAATATTTATATTGTTGATTTAATGGGAATTTCTGCTACTAGAGAACTTGCACCGTTAATTAGTGCTATTGTTATTGCAGGAAGAAGTGCAAGTTCTTACACAGCTCAAATTGGAG
Encoded here:
- the flgE gene encoding flagellar hook protein FlgE is translated as MMRSLWAGVSGLQAHQYAMDVEGNNIANVNTFGFKYSRADFSTLMSQTSKIATAPDGDLGGKNPMQVGLGAGVNSTTRIHSQGNIQTTDKNTDLAINGDGFFIVSNDGGTTQFFTRAGDFKTDAVGNFVDNNGYTVQGWNYNQETGQIDSSKSVEDIVIPPGMSMPAKASTVVSLTANLDSGNSLGSNASAKRPIYALDSTHGKRNDIGKDINENDRGHTEFYTTSKSGAQVTEKGVDMGVVFNAQGEGLNLRDGQGIWVSYADAKHTSNVKMDKDLPSDPTKWEQNQTYTFWGYEGGGEAVLDITINGVRIEAKGVGKDTFLNAINAKTAETGVVASIVNNQFVFTNDNSTGTTAKSKNLDITVGGENTVGYQVRVNQKVENNVTPDQALQVNATAFNNNPQAAILGTTENNQFKNSVQVVTAHEYIYSKNGVDIGPNPNPGANPPANANMPTANGQRRFHTTEDLRELLQRDARWGVDYDGDGSLENINNGDAKGEDANPLVEVVVESDGRFKITNPTGGKDMTFKVTGYSNEANKIATNDKFTAMFSALDGNFNAGNNEKYSQDMYLSAHTASIEIFDSLGSRHELTVQFTKETKTADGGAEWSIIISVPEPAEINFSGDGAPGNILVGNLKFGNDGSLQSYTPNVINFTGNNGSKPDQVVKLDFGTTGAFNGLTSYDKDSATTKQETDGYTGGNLKPDALRTDENGYVYGEFTNGKTLALAKVALASFPNNMGLEEMGNNLFKATANSGTPTIGHAGEGGRGGLKSSAIEMSNVDLSRSLTQLIVIQRGYQASSKTITTSDQLLNTLLQLKQ
- a CDS encoding DUF7488 domain-containing protein, giving the protein MRILLCILGIVGLVFAIPRPTFNDFLGCYEKNKASMLIYEGLPAFALNENTLAVVKTKNAKLNSYAKYDPFLNLYLVKTDFSLIPAPMGNEEDLTRNSWVGILDNNQSYIGHLKYFGQNLTERDQLDFTSKIGELNSPCCKMLGITLDNGKLIGNRYLKHFAKYPDVYWGDIGVDFDMRDGKIYVKNVRKNGQFLLNDELVSVDGQVYDDLRKLNEKILFADRGATLYFNVLRDNKDVNISTMVFDKDLGIFAKPKKVVQAKPSSFYSNIGLRVDMKMNVTEVTPNSKAQMAGFLKGDKILRINNQKINNFNELQAILTQANTFDVLISRQATNIPSAINNDFEHFNKGYFDFFIRLNK
- a CDS encoding YbaB/EbfC family nucleoid-associated protein, translated to MFENMDFSKMGELLTKAQEKANELEQEALKKEFSAKSGGGLVKVSANGKGEIIDINVDDSLLEDKESMQILLIAAINDVFKMVEQNKKSMASNLFSGMGML
- a CDS encoding UDP-N-acetylmuramoyl-L-alanyl-D-glutamate--2,6-diaminopimelate ligase encodes the protein MIVRIDNTFICDNSNECEKGCYFLKTAQNEKFLHQALEKEAKIISIDEVKKLLNIDENIQIIGITGTNGKTTTAGAIYSILLDLGYKCALMGTRGSYINDKNIAPKGLTTAPILQTLELLSLASKEKCEFLIMEVSSHALVQNRIEGLEFKAKIFTNITQDHLDFHGNFENYKQAKESFFTDECMKFINKDAKAINFNVKGAFTYGVENPSYYHIKAYALKNGIEAVVNFGKENFMIDSSLVGLFNLYNLLAASACVNELVKPNLKELEKAIGNFGGIEGRMQVVAKDVIVDFAHTPDGIEKVLDTLKYRNLIVVFGAGGNRDKTKRPLMAKIAKHYAKTLIITSDNPRFEEPMDIISDILSGVEKDESILVECDRKEAIKKALKLKTKDDFVVILGKGDETYQEIKGVKYPFNDKEAVLEILNEGK
- a CDS encoding zeta toxin family protein, whose product is MKKIATIFAGVNGSGKTTLYYNELEKSKDFGLRINIDEIVSSFGDWKNQEDQFRASRIAIKMRENYIKKAYDFNQETTLCGTSILSLFKKLQKNSYTINLYYIGLDSPSTAKQRVKIRVAKGGHDIKEELIEKRYHESLKNFNIIAKFCNHITIFDNTQNYKKLLEFKNNKLEVFETTKWLEPLMINFKNQSS
- a CDS encoding geranyl diphosphate synthase / farnesyl diphosphate synthase; translated protein: MLQKFKQHLEQNFPKAEGFHPFFNEALKWMLEAGGKHFRAQLLLGIVNVKNSTLLDKALNAALALEFIHTYSLIHDDLPAMDNASLRRGKQTLHKKYDETTAILVGDALNTEAFLLLSRLDLKESVKIKLIESLAFNAGLGGMIIGQAIDCYFEDQLLNLEQVEFLHIHKTARLIAAALKMGCEICELDEKECEQIYEIGLLIGLVFQIKDDIIDATLDTQEAGKPTHNDLHKNSFVKLLGLEGAKKAKDDKIALCEEKMKNLDSKLANELQILIDKYLKG
- a CDS encoding NifU family protein — protein: MPFSDEELIEPVKASLAKTMHILENDGGGLDFLGVKNGVVYVKLIGACHGCPSSGTTLKYGLEKQLKIDIHPDITIVNLVGGESEFAKL
- a CDS encoding multidrug effflux MFS transporter; the encoded protein is MQKHTQIKGFEKIKLIFILGFLSAIAPLSTDMYLPALNEVEKSFQTNSFYTQLSLASFFIAFSLGQLFYGPLSDVYGRKKPLYIGLFIFISSSIACVLVDSIHAFIALRFFEALGGCVGVVVARAIVNDVFELKEAAGVYALMMVFTSLAPMLSPTFGGILLEFFSWRSIFLTLFILGFILFLLVIFALKESNHNTQNKTFNHKEVTKSYKKVLKDRRFVAYLLCGNLIFAGFFAYLTGSSFVFTRFFELSPQQYAALFGAHALSFVICANINARLVLRFSPYYILPRALMMITFLTFLLILGATFDLGFWVFEIPLCFIIASLGFILPNTTTLAMARSKQNAGSASALLGGAQFAMAGMMAFFVSLLNANTPIFLSVILGTCAFLSLVSYLRLTNKRKLNKIKKKLSAISRT